One window of Hymenobacter sublimis genomic DNA carries:
- a CDS encoding recombinase family protein — protein sequence MLFGYVRVSTSAQSAESQKSLIARYLVEHRWTLDEWIEVEMSSRRTAGQRRLPELLAKVGLG from the coding sequence ATGCTATTTGGCTACGTCCGCGTCTCCACGAGCGCCCAATCGGCCGAGAGCCAGAAGAGCCTCATCGCCCGCTATCTGGTCGAGCACCGCTGGACCCTCGACGAGTGGATTGAAGTAGAAATGTCTTCCCGCCGCACCGCCGGGCAGCGCCGCCTGCCCGAGCTGCTGGCCAAGGTTGGCCTTGGTTAA
- a CDS encoding LysR substrate-binding domain-containing protein — MSDFRLRVFAAVARHLSLTKAGQELFVSQPAVTKHIRELEAQYGQRLLERRGNRVTLTEAGRLLHAHADAAAAAQQQLEDQLLALRDPDEAAGRLRLGASTTLAQYVLPGLLPAFQARYPQVQLSFLNANSERIAEALLRGELDLGFVEGRTKSHDLHYELLLPDELVAVRRATPGGPPAAPLPLAEALAHPLVLRERGSGTLEILEFALRAQHIKLSALPVAIYLDNTEAIKRYLEAAPTALGFVSRRALDRELAAGLLEIVPIAGLHLARQFEAVSVQGQVLARPAQRFLSFVQGQLKGGK; from the coding sequence ATGTCCGATTTCCGTCTGCGCGTATTTGCCGCTGTGGCCCGGCACCTGAGCCTGACCAAGGCCGGCCAGGAGCTGTTTGTGAGCCAGCCGGCCGTTACCAAGCACATCCGGGAGCTGGAAGCACAGTACGGCCAGCGCCTGCTGGAGCGGCGCGGCAACCGCGTGACCCTCACCGAGGCCGGCCGCCTGCTGCACGCCCACGCCGATGCCGCCGCCGCCGCTCAGCAGCAGCTGGAGGACCAGCTGCTGGCCCTGCGCGACCCCGACGAGGCCGCCGGCCGCCTGCGCCTGGGGGCCAGCACCACGCTGGCCCAGTACGTGCTGCCGGGCCTGCTGCCCGCCTTCCAGGCCCGCTACCCGCAGGTGCAGCTCTCGTTTCTGAACGCCAACTCCGAGCGCATTGCCGAGGCCCTGCTGCGCGGCGAGCTGGACCTAGGCTTCGTGGAGGGCCGCACCAAGAGCCACGACCTGCACTACGAGCTGCTGCTGCCCGACGAGCTGGTGGCCGTGCGCCGCGCCACACCCGGCGGCCCGCCCGCCGCCCCGCTGCCCCTGGCCGAGGCGCTGGCCCACCCGCTGGTGCTGCGCGAGCGGGGCTCGGGCACGCTGGAAATCCTCGAATTTGCCCTGCGGGCGCAGCACATCAAGCTCAGCGCCCTGCCCGTGGCCATTTACCTGGACAATACGGAGGCCATCAAGCGCTACCTCGAAGCCGCGCCCACCGCCCTGGGCTTCGTGTCGCGCCGGGCCCTGGACCGCGAGCTGGCGGCCGGGCTGCTCGAAATCGTGCCCATTGCCGGGCTGCACTTGGCCCGGCAGTTCGAGGCGGTATCGGTGCAGGGACAGGTGCTGGCCCGGCCGGCGCAGCGCTTCCTGAGCTTCGTGCAGGGGCAGCTGAAGGGGGGCAAATAA